The Leptodactylus fuscus isolate aLepFus1 chromosome 1, aLepFus1.hap2, whole genome shotgun sequence nucleotide sequence gcaggtagaggctgaagtcacctgaagggcctcaatctctgctggtagctcagcttaagggcctgtaaattAATTTGGAAGGggtcacgttaagggccataaaagtgaatttaggAAGGTCTTACCCcatcacacacatgcacaatgacaggtcagggtgggtactgttggctttcccattgcctattccatctgttgttgtcatgggcaacgtgatttaaaggagtgcttgttaatgtttgtttagcttaaattggggtttctgtccatccatttggggaagaaagaaggtttccaggtattttcccactttgatagaggtttttttgaggctgtgatgttggagtaaaacagtgacttggacttgttagatgcccccagacatgcttcccttactgtcccagttgcattccagggtgttggcatcatttgctgaggtgtgatagtggacttggtgaccctcctgagtcgaatggtgggattccctgaaacaaagcattttcccccatagactataatgaggtttgattttcaatcgaatagtcgaatattgagatgctattcgaaacgaataaagaatattgaatattttactgttcgctcatgtctactcTTTATAGCTCAATGCCCCATGATAAGGAATGTGGAGTAGCAAGATACTATCTGCAGAGCAAGAGGGTCCAGGTGGCGGCACACAATGAGGTCATCTTAGAACTCCTTGATTTCGTTCTAACTAGGAACATCTTCACGTTTGACAAGCGCTTTTTCCATCAGCTGCTATGGGCAGTTCCGCCGCGCCTACGTACGCAAATCTATTTCTTGGCTGGTGAGAGGAGCGCCTGGTGTTTACTGAACGATTCGAGGAATGGACTCAATCCATCTCTCTTTGGTTAAGGTATATAGATGACATCCTTATTTTATGGACTGGTATGGTTTCAGATTTTTGGTCGTTTGTTGAGGCTATAAACGACAATAATATTAACATGAGATTTACAGCCTCCATCAATCCATAAAGTATTACTTTCCTGGATGTCACCATCTCTCTTGACCATGATGGCAAAATCAGTACTACCCTTTTCCGCAAATCAATAGCCTCCTCAAATGGGACAGTTACCACCTGGCCCCCCTGGGGAGGGGTATCCCAATGGGTCAGTTTCTGCGGGTGCACAGAAACTGCTCGGACCTAAGGGAGTTCCACACTAAGTCTAATGAAATGGAAGGCAGGTTTAGCCAGCGAGGCTATCCAATGTCTTTATTACATGAGGCCAAACATTTTGCAGCAGCGAGTGATAGGACTACGTTATTAACACCTACAGAACAAAGAGTTTCTGATCAGACTATACACCTAATAGGCAACTATGACAGGGGACATAGGAACATCATGAATGTACTTAGGCGTTATTGGGAAATTTTGACACTTGATCCTGATGTGAGATCTTTGGTCAGTGAGACTGCTAGTATCACTTTTAAGAGGGGGAAAAACTTAAGAGATCTTCTCACCCACAGCCATTTGAAACCATCTAAGACAATGACCACCAGGCTTGGGAAAAATATCCCCTTTGGTTCGTTTCGCTGCATTTCATGTAAAGCGTCTAGGCCTCTAGTGAAGTTTCTCCATATTGACACTTTTTCCCTTTAGGACCTTATTCACACTATAAGCAGTTTTTGCATCATTGATGCTTTTTTATACCATGTTTTGCTTTCCATCAAAGGAATATTGCTGCAGTCATGGTTTGATATGTATCATGTCACTTTATGTGATATTTGAGCTATAGTGTGAGGTTCATTAACTTAATTTGTGTGCATTTATTACATCGGTAACTATCGCAACTACACACTTACTTTGATGCAGTGGCATAACGAGGAACtagggggccccgtggcaaactcttgacatggggccccccgaccgacgctgaagacctcgaccaactgacccctaccacccccaccccccgcgcgcatttctgcgcacactatgatgccccatattggcccctgcacatactataatgccccatagtggcccctgcacacagtattatgccccatagtggcccctgcacacagtattatgccccatagtggccccagtacccagtattatttccccatactgaccccagtacacagtattatgtccccatagtggctccagtacacagtattatgtccccatactggccccagtacagagtattatgtcccatagtggcccctgcacacagtattatgcccatagtgccccagtacacagtattatgccccatagtggcccctgcatacagtattatgtcccatagtggccccagtacacagtattatgtcccatagtggccccagtacacagtattatgtcccatagtggccccagtacacagtattatgtcccatagtggccccagttcacagtattatgtcccatagtggacacctatgaacaattattatactctggggtcttttcagaccccagagtataataatcgaagacctggAGGGATACAAACCTAAAAAACTACTATTACTTACTATCTCCCGGCTTTGCTGATTTCTCcatcgctgtcggccatcttcctggACGTCATGTGgccgggggcctgcgtcgcgggtcatatgatgtCACGCAAGTAGGTTGAAGtaggcccggagcctggagaggtaagtaacacagttttttatgttccttacccCTTCCGGGCCTCcaattgttatactcgggggtccgaggccaggatcggtaagtaagtagggcacGTTATCGGCTGGAGTGGCCCcagtggcctattaaaaaaaaaaaatgcagcggtagcggctgtcgccaggtccCTAATGTCCtgcgccctgtggcagctgctaccacggtagttacgccactgctttaatGTATTCAGATTATCGCAACTAGATACCTACCCTGATGTAATTTAATATTGATATTGGAGGACCTTCGTCTAGAGTAACTAGATATCATTGTCATATTTAATGCTATAAAATCCACAGTGGACCGGGTTTATAGATCCCACACTAGTATATTCCATCTTTGTGTCGCTTGGCTTTGTCTATACACTTACTGTAATCAGCGCTACATTAGATGGACCTCTGGGTCTCCACCCACTATAGACGAGCCTCCGTGGTGAGGGGGTGTGTCTGGCTTTCCTATTTGCAGAACTTCTATGACACTTTAATGTGGGCGGTTCCAGGGTCCATAGGCAGTCTATATAAATGGCTGAGCACTGAGCTTCGGCGTCCATCATCCTGACAGTACTGGTGTCCACCATCAGGGCGCCAGGAACTGCAATCTTCATCGCTTAGGCTTGTCATATGCTATCACTCTCCTAATGAAATTTATGAAACGCGTCGAGAGGCTATTTGTAGCGAGCCCCAACAACTTTATCATTAGGGTCTCTGTATCTATGCCTAATCTGTGAGAGATAAGGCTGTGCGTAGCGAAACCCAGCAAATTAAACTATTGGGGTCTCAGAAGCTACTCTGATGCTTATGCCTAACTAGTAATGTTATTAGCTTTATTCCTGCGAAAGTGAAGGAGCATATTTTGATTAAGGGGAGATACTTTCTGAGCGGCTTACATATACTGCCTTTGTTCACTCACCTATATACATTTATAGGGAACTATTCAGACTTACTGACTAGAGGAGACAGACTATTGCATGTCAGTTAACCCCTGAGGGTGTGGTCAATACTTATACCCCAAGTATGTGTGCAAGACCTGTGTTCTCTACAATTAGAGACCTAGTCTAGGGATTTTAGCCCAAGTATCGAGGGGCCTAGAAATCCAAATTCACGTTACCACACTCAACTTAATAAAGGGTTAATGGATAACCTCTTTATGGTCCTTCCCTATCAGCAAGAATATCACTTGCGCCGATTTTAAACGTAATAATAAAAGTATTTTTATGTGCTAATTCCCATTTCTATTCTCAATTCATGTAGCATTGATATCCTGTAAATAGTtgcagggaaagtcagtgtcatctttacaagtgtcagctccgtatctttggactcttcctcaccttcttgagggtttcttcccctccttagtgGGTAGCGCGGCTCATTCTACTAGAACTGCTGGAGActcctgggctgttcggcatcaggtttTGCTTCTTCCAGATCTAATTTGGGTTGCAACACcccgggcagcactgaacacccctcagccagtacgcttgaggctggtcaaatactcccaatgagattctgttcagcctatcacacaccttatatacccaccaagccggcccacaacaagtcacttccttcctgagctacacgctgccgacgttagaagtaggaggtggtgataataatgggactcaactcttctatttattccatgggattccgtgtagggattacattgtctcatcttctctccattcaggttcctacaatatagaattctctcagtatcttctatagaagagaatattcctgattgatccatcaaggatggaaagagacaggaacaagatggcggaaagtctattaaatctcaccctagagatcatctaccagcttactggagaggtgagagattctgatgatgtcatcatgacatcattcttatctatagtaataacagatgatatgactggagaggtgatggactctggacatgtatgtagtgagatttattaatgtgtctccccataaccaggctTACAcaatagtgaagaagacctctagtgggcgctgtcagtctcctgtgtatgaaggatatggaggaaccctaaacccaatcccggggcctccacctcaccccctgatacaggaggagatcaatggacagaagatcctagaactcaccaacaagatgctggagctgctgactggagaggtgacactgctgggaatgctgggacattatacagtaactggaggggtcggggtgatgactgtatcattgtgttgtcaggttcctataaggtgtcaggatgtcgctgtctatttctccatggaggagtgggagtatttagaaggacacaaggatctgtacaaggaggtgatgatggaggaccaccagcccctcacatcagcaggtaatagacatgactatatacacatggacttccattatttgtatgtacagaatgaattcagtccctgtctgtgtttcctacaggtagatccagtaagaggacaacaccggagagatgtcccagtcctcttcttccacaggatgatgatcaggtagatggagatattccctatgatgtgtagacgggctgtgacgtccttgtggtcagtcttgttgtatccagcagtattatatggttatatacatgggcggtgtcattgagccgccatct carries:
- the LOC142190751 gene encoding gastrula zinc finger protein XlCGF66.1-like, translated to MERDRNKMAESLLNLTLEIIYQLTGEAYTIVKKTSSGRCQSPVYEGYGGTLNPIPGPPPHPLIQEEINGQKILELTNKMLELLTGEVPIRCQDVAVYFSMEEWEYLEGHKDLYKEVMMEDHQPLTSAGRSSKRTTPERCPSPLLPQDDDQVDGDIPYDV